One genomic region from Natrinema caseinilyticum encodes:
- the spt4 gene encoding transcription elongation factor subunit Spt4, producing MASDRLVCRECHRVNDPDAETCEACNSSSLTEDWAGYVIISHPEESEIATEMQITEPGAYALKVR from the coding sequence ATGGCATCCGATCGTCTCGTCTGTCGCGAGTGTCACCGGGTCAACGACCCCGACGCCGAGACCTGTGAGGCCTGCAACTCGTCGTCGCTCACCGAAGACTGGGCGGGCTACGTCATCATCTCCCACCCGGAGGAAAGCGAGATTGCGACGGAGATGCAGATAACAGAACCCGGCGCATACGCCCTGAAGGTCCGCTAA
- a CDS encoding DNA-directed RNA polymerase, with protein sequence MYKRVRLKDTVEVPPEELGDVSPNLVKRLLQDKLEGRMDEEVGSVVSVTEVHDIGEGTVLPNRPGVYYEAEFDAVTFDPQMQEVVDGTVVEVVEFGAFVGIGPVDGLLHVSQISDEYLAFDGENQRLASNESARSLGVDDAVRARIVTKSIDERNPRDSKIGLTAKQPGLGKHGWLEEEREKREATAGE encoded by the coding sequence ATGTACAAACGGGTTAGACTGAAGGACACGGTAGAAGTACCGCCGGAAGAACTCGGCGACGTCTCGCCGAATCTGGTCAAGCGACTGCTCCAGGACAAACTCGAGGGCCGCATGGACGAGGAAGTCGGGAGCGTCGTCTCGGTCACCGAGGTTCACGATATCGGCGAAGGGACTGTGCTGCCGAACCGGCCGGGGGTCTACTACGAGGCCGAGTTCGACGCGGTGACGTTCGATCCGCAGATGCAGGAGGTCGTGGACGGAACCGTCGTCGAAGTCGTCGAATTCGGCGCCTTCGTCGGAATCGGTCCCGTCGACGGACTGTTGCACGTCTCGCAGATCAGCGACGAGTACCTCGCCTTCGACGGCGAGAATCAGCGCCTCGCCTCGAACGAATCCGCCCGCTCGCTCGGCGTCGACGACGCCGTTCGGGCCCGGATCGTCACCAAGAGCATCGACGAACGCAACCCCCGCGACTCGAAGATCGGGCTCACCGCGAAACAGCCCGGCCTCGGCAAGCACGGCTGGCTCGAGGAAGAACGCGAAAAACGCGAAGCAACCGCAGGTGAATAA
- a CDS encoding PIN domain-containing protein: MGMGTRVALDTSALMMPVELDVRLFDELDRLLDSFEPTIPQAVLEELRRLSEKGGQEGTAATVGHDLATERCLVVDTEASYADDALVELAREGTVDYVVTNDRPLRDRVLEASIPVIALRGRNKLAITQP, from the coding sequence ATGGGGATGGGGACGCGGGTCGCACTCGATACGAGCGCGCTCATGATGCCGGTCGAACTCGACGTTCGTCTGTTCGACGAACTCGATCGACTGCTCGATAGCTTCGAGCCGACGATCCCGCAGGCGGTCCTCGAGGAATTGCGCCGCCTGTCAGAGAAAGGGGGTCAGGAGGGGACGGCAGCCACCGTCGGCCACGACCTGGCGACCGAACGCTGTCTCGTCGTCGACACGGAGGCATCGTACGCCGACGACGCGCTCGTCGAACTCGCACGCGAAGGCACAGTCGATTACGTCGTCACGAACGACCGCCCGCTGCGCGACCGGGTACTCGAAGCGAGTATACCGGTAATTGCATTACGCGGGAGAAACAAGTTAGCGATCACTCAACCATAG
- a CDS encoding translation initiation factor IF-2 subunit gamma gives MVGNRQPEVNIGLVGHVDHGKTTLVQALSGSWTDQHSEEMKRGISIRLGYADATFRYCEDAEEPECYTVEEECPDGSESDPLRTVSFVDAPGHETLMATMLSGASLMDGAVLVVSANEPVPQPQTEEHLMALDIIGIDNIVIAQNKVDLVDSDTARDNYDQIKEFVSGTVAEDAPIVPISAGQEVNLDLLIQAIEEVIPTPDRDPDEEPRMHVARSFDINKPGTTADDLVGGVLGGSLVQGELEVGDEIEIRPGREVEEGGRTEYVPIETTIRSLQAGGQTVDTVTPGGLLGVGTGLDPSLTKGDALAGRMAGPPGTLPPTWNEFTMEVDLLERVVGAETGETVDEISTGEPLMMTVGTATTVGSVTSARSGECEVRLKRPVAAEPGTKIAINRRIGARWRLIGLGTLTE, from the coding sequence ATGGTAGGAAATCGACAACCGGAGGTGAACATCGGGCTCGTCGGCCACGTCGACCACGGCAAGACGACACTGGTGCAGGCTCTCAGCGGCTCGTGGACGGATCAACACTCGGAGGAGATGAAACGCGGCATCTCCATCAGGCTCGGCTACGCGGACGCGACGTTCCGGTACTGCGAGGACGCGGAGGAACCCGAATGTTACACCGTCGAGGAGGAGTGTCCGGACGGTTCGGAGAGCGATCCGCTGCGGACCGTCTCGTTCGTCGACGCCCCGGGTCACGAAACCCTGATGGCGACGATGCTCTCCGGCGCGTCGCTGATGGACGGCGCCGTCCTGGTGGTCAGCGCCAACGAACCCGTTCCCCAGCCCCAGACCGAAGAACACCTGATGGCGCTCGACATCATCGGAATCGACAACATCGTCATCGCCCAGAACAAGGTCGACCTCGTCGACTCCGACACCGCCCGAGACAACTACGACCAGATCAAGGAGTTCGTCTCGGGAACGGTCGCCGAAGACGCCCCCATCGTCCCCATCTCGGCCGGTCAGGAGGTCAACCTCGACCTGCTCATCCAGGCGATCGAAGAGGTGATCCCCACGCCCGACCGGGATCCCGACGAGGAACCCCGCATGCACGTGGCCCGCAGCTTCGACATCAACAAACCTGGGACGACCGCCGACGACCTCGTCGGCGGCGTCCTCGGGGGAAGCCTGGTTCAGGGCGAACTCGAGGTCGGCGACGAGATCGAGATCCGGCCGGGCCGCGAAGTCGAGGAGGGCGGTCGGACCGAGTACGTCCCGATCGAGACGACCATCCGATCGCTGCAGGCTGGCGGCCAGACGGTCGACACCGTCACGCCGGGCGGCCTGCTCGGCGTCGGGACCGGACTCGATCCCTCGCTGACGAAGGGCGATGCGCTGGCGGGACGGATGGCCGGCCCGCCGGGCACGCTCCCGCCGACGTGGAACGAGTTCACCATGGAAGTCGACCTGCTCGAGCGGGTCGTCGGCGCCGAAACCGGCGAGACGGTCGACGAGATCAGCACGGGTGAGCCGCTGATGATGACCGTGGGCACGGCGACGACCGTCGGCTCCGTCACCAGCGCTCGAAGCGGCGAGTGTGAAGTCCGACTCAAACGCCCCGTCGCCGCCGAGCCCGGAACCAAGATCGCGATCAACCGCCGAATCGGAGCCCGCTGGCGACTGATCGGACTGGGGACGCTTACGGAGTGA
- a CDS encoding DUF5787 family protein: MSEFAFELELCAHLESRGTDIVARQLGASVADPGGRILDVVRVEPGPQFDDRVTITSEEIPDQAIASAVGTGRSRYWKDAFDCHPDRARKAVERALEIGFFERDHGASAEAGRDYVRQVARYPNWYDRLVGIENKPDLGRPGDLSSQLRTDASLALVDEAILATESYVTRAHLNRIPAEIGVWRVHRDECDAGLEIEVVREPASLPVDEPGIEPLEDHPGRTEIAVVDAAEKARARRRIAERAYGKGWRTFGFPGCDACLADGSNGATLPRCGWKGRIVDAASECSPSCPGYEPGAIAVDEADLEAERDRRTPWRANPDGRRRRQSGLDQFG, encoded by the coding sequence GTGTCGGAATTCGCCTTCGAACTCGAGCTGTGTGCCCACCTCGAGTCGCGCGGAACCGATATCGTCGCGCGCCAGCTGGGCGCGAGCGTCGCCGACCCGGGCGGTCGGATTCTCGACGTCGTCCGCGTCGAACCGGGCCCACAGTTCGACGACCGCGTCACGATCACGAGCGAGGAAATCCCCGATCAAGCCATCGCGTCGGCAGTCGGCACCGGGCGGTCACGATACTGGAAGGACGCCTTCGACTGCCATCCCGACCGCGCCCGAAAGGCCGTCGAACGGGCGCTCGAAATCGGCTTTTTCGAACGCGACCACGGGGCGAGTGCGGAGGCGGGCCGCGACTACGTCCGGCAGGTCGCCCGCTATCCGAATTGGTACGACCGACTCGTCGGCATCGAGAACAAACCCGATCTCGGCCGACCGGGCGACCTCTCCTCCCAGCTTCGAACGGACGCGAGCCTCGCACTGGTCGACGAAGCGATCCTCGCGACCGAGAGCTACGTGACGCGCGCCCATCTGAACAGAATTCCCGCGGAGATCGGGGTCTGGCGCGTTCACCGCGACGAGTGCGACGCGGGACTCGAGATCGAAGTGGTCCGCGAACCGGCGTCCCTCCCCGTCGACGAGCCCGGAATCGAGCCGCTCGAGGATCACCCAGGCCGGACCGAGATCGCCGTCGTCGACGCCGCCGAAAAAGCGCGCGCACGGCGCCGGATCGCCGAGCGCGCCTACGGCAAAGGCTGGCGGACCTTCGGGTTCCCCGGCTGTGACGCCTGTCTCGCGGACGGCTCGAACGGCGCGACGCTTCCCCGCTGCGGCTGGAAGGGGCGGATCGTCGACGCCGCATCGGAGTGTTCCCCCTCGTGTCCGGGGTACGAACCGGGCGCGATCGCCGTCGACGAGGCCGATCTCGAGGCGGAACGCGATCGACGAACGCCGTGGCGCGCGAACCCGGACGGGAGACGCCGTCGACAGTCGGGACTGGACCAGTTCGGCTGA
- a CDS encoding sensor histidine kinase, translating into MDTTAHRTTIQLLIGDDGNRAAVGELLEDRYDVLTQQPVRDADLYIVDDYTFPDHHAALRDRVEADDPVFCPVVLIRRDDRSPRVSLPDPDDHETPVLVDDIVEAPIDRSLLFRRLNTLLVRRSQSKDLRRYISQLEESNRSLEQFAYAASHDLQEPLRMVSSYLQLIEQRYEDELDDDGEEFLAYAVDGADRMRDMIDGLLEYSRVDTAGDPLEPTDLNAVLEDVLADLQVQVDERDARIDVDELPRVEGDADQLRQLFQNLLVNAIKYSGDGRPRVHVSARRNGRSWLVSVEDDGVGIDPADQERIFDVFQRLHSREERSGTGIGLALCERIVKRHDGRIWVDSEPDEGSTFTVALPLADAGETADA; encoded by the coding sequence ATGGACACGACGGCTCACAGGACTACCATCCAACTGCTGATCGGGGACGACGGAAATCGAGCTGCGGTCGGAGAGTTACTCGAGGACCGGTACGACGTCCTCACCCAGCAGCCGGTCCGCGATGCGGACCTCTACATCGTCGACGACTACACCTTTCCCGACCACCACGCGGCCCTTCGCGACCGCGTCGAGGCGGACGATCCGGTTTTCTGTCCCGTCGTCCTCATCCGCCGCGACGACCGCAGCCCCCGCGTTTCGCTTCCGGACCCCGACGATCACGAGACTCCCGTACTCGTAGACGACATCGTGGAAGCGCCGATCGATCGATCACTGCTCTTCCGGCGACTGAACACGTTACTCGTTCGGCGGAGCCAGTCGAAGGATCTCCGCCGCTACATCTCGCAACTCGAGGAGTCGAATCGATCGCTCGAGCAGTTCGCCTACGCCGCCTCTCACGACCTCCAGGAGCCGCTGCGGATGGTCTCGAGTTACCTGCAACTCATCGAGCAACGCTACGAGGACGAACTCGACGACGACGGCGAGGAATTCCTCGCGTACGCCGTCGACGGGGCGGACCGGATGCGAGACATGATCGACGGCCTCCTCGAGTACTCGCGCGTCGACACGGCGGGCGATCCGCTGGAACCGACCGACCTGAACGCGGTCCTCGAGGACGTGCTCGCGGATTTGCAGGTGCAGGTCGACGAACGGGACGCTCGGATCGACGTCGACGAGCTTCCACGGGTCGAGGGCGACGCGGATCAACTGCGCCAACTCTTTCAGAACCTGCTGGTCAACGCGATCAAGTACAGCGGTGACGGTCGGCCGCGGGTCCACGTATCCGCCCGACGAAACGGCAGGAGCTGGCTCGTGTCGGTCGAGGACGACGGCGTCGGAATCGACCCCGCCGATCAAGAGCGGATCTTCGACGTGTTCCAGCGACTCCACAGTCGCGAGGAGCGTTCGGGTACGGGGATCGGACTGGCGCTCTGCGAGCGAATCGTCAAGCGCCACGACGGCCGCATCTGGGTCGACTCCGAACCCGACGAGGGGTCGACGTTCACGGTGGCGCTCCCGCTCGCAGACGCGGGCGAGACGGCCGATGCGTAG
- a CDS encoding ATPase domain-containing protein, with the protein MQGSVAPISSGVAGLDEILNGGLVSGRMYLVHGRPGTGKTLLGMHFLENGLEQDETVLFVHGEESRAEILANGAAVSVDITDAHFLDLGPDSDFFTEDYSYDLVEPSEIEQDRYTQDIHEAIREIDPDRIVVDPITQLRYVEANEYQFRKRILSFMRFLKEREVTVLTTATPSADRVYNTEIRSLSDGIVELERGEDGRRIEVAKHRALGQQEGSHGMEIRDGGLEVYPRLRPERQSQPFERNPVRFGIDELDDLSGGGFDQKTVTFITGPTGVGKTSTGTQLLATGAENGLRSAVYLFEENVETYDHRSESIGIPVTEMYEAGTLSITEVEPRTLSSEEFAHMVKRHVDRQAADIVMIDGINGYTMSIQGDEEELTRELHALTRYLKNRGVTVLITNEIPEITGITSATHSNLSYIADNILFLSYVEMDGSLRKVVGILKKRSSKYEHNLREFEITSDGIRVGESLSGLYGILQGTPHTGRTFDSPQQ; encoded by the coding sequence ATGCAAGGCAGCGTCGCCCCGATCAGCAGCGGGGTAGCCGGGCTGGACGAAATCCTGAACGGTGGACTCGTCTCCGGACGGATGTATCTCGTTCACGGCCGGCCAGGAACCGGGAAAACGCTCCTCGGGATGCACTTTCTCGAGAACGGACTCGAACAGGACGAGACGGTCCTGTTCGTCCACGGCGAGGAATCGCGGGCGGAAATTCTCGCGAACGGGGCGGCGGTCTCCGTCGACATAACGGACGCGCACTTCCTCGACCTGGGTCCGGATTCGGACTTCTTCACCGAGGACTATTCGTACGATCTGGTGGAGCCGAGCGAGATCGAGCAGGACCGATACACACAGGACATCCACGAAGCCATTCGCGAGATCGATCCGGATCGCATCGTCGTCGATCCGATCACGCAGCTTCGGTACGTCGAGGCCAACGAGTACCAGTTCCGAAAGCGTATTCTCTCGTTCATGCGCTTTCTGAAGGAGCGGGAGGTAACCGTTCTCACGACCGCGACGCCGTCGGCCGACCGCGTGTACAACACTGAGATACGGTCGCTGAGCGACGGGATCGTCGAACTCGAGCGCGGCGAGGATGGCCGCCGCATCGAAGTAGCGAAACACCGCGCGCTCGGCCAGCAGGAAGGGAGCCACGGGATGGAGATTCGCGACGGCGGACTCGAGGTGTATCCTCGGCTCCGTCCCGAACGCCAGTCCCAGCCGTTCGAACGGAACCCGGTTCGCTTCGGTATCGACGAACTCGACGACCTGTCGGGGGGCGGCTTCGATCAGAAAACCGTGACGTTCATCACCGGTCCGACGGGCGTCGGAAAAACCTCGACCGGGACGCAACTGCTCGCTACGGGTGCCGAAAACGGCCTGCGATCCGCGGTCTATCTCTTCGAAGAGAACGTCGAGACGTACGATCACCGATCGGAATCGATCGGCATTCCCGTCACGGAGATGTACGAAGCAGGAACGCTCTCGATAACGGAAGTCGAACCGCGCACGCTTTCGAGCGAGGAATTCGCCCACATGGTCAAGCGGCACGTGGACCGGCAGGCGGCCGACATCGTGATGATCGACGGGATCAACGGATACACGATGTCGATTCAGGGGGACGAAGAGGAGTTGACGCGAGAACTCCACGCGCTCACGCGGTATCTGAAAAACCGCGGCGTCACGGTCCTGATTACGAACGAGATACCGGAGATTACCGGCATCACGTCTGCCACGCACAGTAACCTCAGCTACATCGCCGACAACATCCTGTTTCTGAGTTACGTCGAAATGGACGGCAGTCTCCGGAAAGTCGTCGGGATACTAAAGAAACGCTCGAGCAAGTACGAGCACAACCTCCGGGAGTTCGAAATCACGTCGGACGGCATCCGGGTCGGCGAGTCGTTGAGCGGACTCTACGGCATCTTACAGGGGACGCCGCATACCGGTCGCACCTTCGATTCGCCACAGCAATGA
- a CDS encoding MBL fold metallo-hydrolase has protein sequence MRVTLLGTGDTTGTPTVGCDCDTCTAARERDVERTRFSVHIENERTDESLLVDFSPDFRYQFLRDDVSLPDAAVVTHIHFDHLDGLGNVFRVFDDLEVYAADETDPETGKSVAETVRDDYHYLDPVTVRPTPPLEPVRICGFDVTLVPVDHPPLVCYGLAIEDPETGARLSLTGDTSYDVPDASRSALADADLLLADGIVPANLCQYHPLGGRHEDAEGVPRTFGTKHMTREGALALADELNAARTRLVHVAHYYPADEAFVEPLAVDGEEYVL, from the coding sequence ATGCGCGTCACCCTGCTGGGAACCGGCGACACGACCGGAACGCCGACAGTCGGCTGCGACTGCGATACCTGTACCGCCGCACGAGAGCGCGACGTAGAGCGCACCCGGTTTTCGGTTCACATCGAGAACGAACGCACCGACGAATCGCTCCTGGTCGACTTCAGCCCCGACTTTCGGTATCAGTTCCTCCGCGACGACGTGTCGCTGCCCGATGCCGCCGTCGTCACGCACATTCACTTCGACCACCTCGACGGCCTCGGGAACGTCTTTCGCGTCTTCGACGACCTCGAGGTGTACGCCGCCGACGAGACCGACCCCGAAACCGGAAAGAGCGTGGCCGAGACGGTCCGTGACGACTACCACTACCTCGATCCCGTCACCGTCAGGCCGACGCCGCCGCTCGAACCGGTCCGAATCTGCGGGTTCGACGTGACGCTGGTTCCGGTCGATCACCCGCCGCTGGTCTGTTACGGCCTCGCGATCGAGGATCCCGAGACGGGTGCGAGGCTCTCGTTGACGGGCGATACGAGCTACGACGTGCCCGACGCCTCGCGGAGCGCCCTCGCCGATGCCGACCTGTTGCTGGCCGACGGAATCGTCCCCGCGAACCTCTGTCAGTACCACCCGCTCGGCGGCCGCCACGAGGACGCCGAAGGTGTCCCCCGGACGTTCGGGACCAAACACATGACTCGAGAGGGTGCACTCGCGCTGGCCGACGAACTGAACGCCGCCCGGACGCGCCTCGTCCACGTCGCTCACTACTACCCGGCGGACGAGGCGTTCGTGGAGCCGTTGGCCGTCGATGGAGAGGAGTACGTCCTCTAG
- a CDS encoding DUF4260 family protein, with product MLLALAPDLSTVGYLGGPRVGSLSYNVVHTYTLSLALGAVGFWADIRLALLVALVWTGHIGADRLFGYELTFASGRSSGGSIARMREYSRPNAESVDRQ from the coding sequence CTGCTCCTCGCGCTCGCGCCGGATCTGTCCACGGTCGGATATCTCGGCGGCCCTCGCGTCGGGAGCCTGAGTTACAACGTGGTTCACACCTACACGCTTTCGCTCGCCCTGGGCGCGGTCGGGTTCTGGGCCGACATCCGCCTGGCCCTCCTCGTCGCCCTCGTCTGGACCGGCCATATCGGCGCGGATCGCCTGTTCGGATACGAACTCACGTTCGCGTCCGGCCGGTCGAGCGGTGGATCTATCGCCAGAATGCGGGAGTATTCCCGTCCGAACGCGGAGTCGGTCGATCGTCAGTGA
- a CDS encoding ATP-binding protein, whose protein sequence is MSDAALDVVEFLLTTSVYSDDRTLDENDLPPSYRRVYWTGGVDDEGDGGSEGSDRSGRRPAGISRPLSVTTSTAREATGVDRPWEAVSDLMFTERDEFSGTITLAQQEMAEEWFAERADDDRLLENPTLAKHFERHDEYDVDVTHETARERNRPIQADRVWIDSLLDEYFDDEDDEEMLDLVEVRAPEEVEITLEDLVLTPDQENELDKISKAIEHREYLSDIGLREIGKLLFVGPPGTGKTSTAQALAQDMDLPFVEVKLSMITSQYLGETAKNVDKTFEVAKRLSPCILFIDEFDFVAKTRRSDEHAALKRAVNTLLKSIDNVSLIEDDVLLIGATNHPDQLDDAAWRRFDEIINFPKPDYDMRADILTVITQQMDIDEFDPHLIAEVTEGLTGSDLRMVLREAVLEALTEDRTELTQDDLLNAVEEFEERDTLKNMDMMGGNHDALVAGGDIGDAASDGGEPSGHSHDHDHDHDH, encoded by the coding sequence ATGAGTGATGCGGCGCTCGATGTCGTGGAGTTTCTGCTCACGACGAGCGTGTATTCAGACGACAGGACGCTTGACGAAAACGATCTTCCGCCGTCGTACCGCCGGGTCTACTGGACGGGCGGCGTCGACGACGAGGGCGACGGCGGGAGCGAGGGAAGCGACAGGTCCGGCCGGAGACCCGCCGGTATCAGTCGCCCGCTGTCGGTCACGACCAGTACCGCACGCGAAGCGACCGGCGTCGACCGCCCGTGGGAGGCCGTCTCCGATCTGATGTTCACCGAACGCGACGAGTTCTCCGGCACGATCACGCTCGCCCAACAGGAGATGGCCGAGGAGTGGTTCGCCGAACGCGCCGACGACGACCGATTGCTCGAGAATCCGACGCTGGCGAAACACTTCGAGCGCCACGACGAGTACGACGTCGACGTCACCCACGAGACGGCCCGCGAGCGAAATCGCCCGATCCAGGCCGACCGCGTCTGGATCGACAGCCTCCTCGACGAGTACTTCGACGACGAAGACGACGAGGAAATGCTCGACCTCGTCGAAGTGCGCGCGCCCGAGGAAGTCGAGATCACGCTCGAGGACCTCGTCCTCACCCCCGATCAGGAGAACGAACTGGACAAGATTTCGAAGGCGATCGAACACCGCGAGTACCTCTCGGACATCGGCCTGCGCGAGATCGGGAAGCTGCTGTTCGTCGGGCCGCCGGGGACGGGCAAGACCTCGACCGCGCAGGCGCTGGCCCAGGACATGGACCTCCCGTTCGTCGAAGTCAAACTCTCGATGATCACCTCCCAGTACCTGGGCGAGACGGCGAAGAACGTCGACAAGACGTTCGAAGTCGCGAAACGGCTCTCGCCGTGTATCCTCTTTATCGACGAGTTCGACTTCGTCGCCAAGACTCGCCGCAGCGACGAGCACGCCGCACTCAAGCGCGCGGTCAACACCCTGCTCAAGAGCATCGACAACGTCTCGCTCATCGAGGACGACGTGTTGCTCATCGGCGCGACCAACCACCCCGATCAACTCGACGATGCAGCCTGGCGGCGGTTCGACGAGATCATCAACTTCCCCAAGCCCGACTACGACATGCGGGCGGACATCCTCACGGTCATCACCCAGCAGATGGACATCGACGAGTTCGACCCCCACCTCATCGCCGAAGTCACCGAGGGGTTGACCGGCAGCGACCTCCGGATGGTCCTGCGCGAGGCCGTCCTCGAGGCCCTGACCGAAGACCGGACGGAACTGACCCAGGACGACCTGCTCAATGCGGTCGAGGAATTCGAAGAGCGCGACACCCTGAAGAACATGGACATGATGGGCGGCAATCACGACGCGCTCGTCGCCGGCGGGGACATCGGCGACGCCGCGAGCGACGGCGGTGAGCCGAGTGGGCACTCGCACGACCACGACCACGACCACGATCACTGA
- a CDS encoding universal stress protein: MNVLLGLGGSDESVKTLRQTIERTREVGDDLTVVVVDKPEAKRSQDEMYRQAVDQLETVGLDDVTVETLEGDPGSALVNYAEQGEYDQLVIGGGTLSPMGKIQLGPITEFVLLNAPTTVKLVR; this comes from the coding sequence ATGAACGTGTTGCTGGGTCTCGGCGGCAGCGACGAGTCGGTGAAGACACTCCGGCAGACAATCGAGCGCACCCGCGAGGTCGGTGACGACCTCACCGTCGTCGTCGTCGACAAGCCCGAGGCGAAACGCTCGCAGGACGAAATGTATCGCCAGGCGGTCGATCAGCTCGAGACGGTCGGCCTGGACGACGTCACGGTCGAAACGCTCGAGGGGGATCCCGGGAGCGCACTCGTCAACTACGCCGAACAGGGCGAATACGATCAGCTGGTCATCGGCGGCGGGACGCTGAGCCCGATGGGGAAGATCCAACTCGGGCCGATAACCGAGTTCGTCCTGCTGAATGCCCCGACGACGGTCAAACTGGTGCGATAA
- a CDS encoding GNAT family N-acetyltransferase, whose translation MSGSRTYPDSPSGPFTSPPTTIEDRNDRSIEIQSPTEFADGVLDDVIDMYAAFDPTDRAQGIPPTGEARIRNWLETIGEYSINVVARHDGDVIAHAMLVPDTDDPAAIERRGDVEWELAIFVLQAYQRAGIGTALLENLLGHASDVGITHVWLTVERWNNPAIALYKRVGFESTGTESFEQEMAIVLDSDAETA comes from the coding sequence ATGTCTGGCTCGCGAACGTATCCCGACAGTCCGTCCGGCCCCTTCACCTCGCCACCGACGACGATCGAGGACCGAAACGACCGCTCGATCGAGATCCAGTCGCCGACGGAGTTCGCCGACGGGGTGCTCGACGACGTTATCGACATGTACGCGGCGTTCGATCCGACCGACCGGGCACAGGGGATTCCGCCGACCGGCGAAGCGCGCATCCGCAACTGGCTCGAGACCATCGGCGAGTACAGCATCAACGTCGTCGCCCGCCACGACGGCGACGTGATCGCACACGCGATGCTCGTCCCCGACACCGACGATCCGGCGGCGATCGAACGCCGCGGAGACGTCGAGTGGGAACTCGCCATCTTCGTCCTGCAGGCCTACCAGCGTGCCGGCATCGGGACGGCCCTGCTCGAGAACCTCCTGGGCCACGCGAGCGACGTCGGTATCACTCACGTCTGGTTGACCGTCGAGCGATGGAACAACCCGGCGATCGCCCTCTACAAGCGGGTCGGCTTCGAGTCGACGGGGACCGAGAGCTTCGAGCAGGAGATGGCGATCGTGCTCGATTCGGACGCCGAAACGGCGTGA
- a CDS encoding universal stress protein, with the protein MDVSEPLSVDTVLAPVDGSDESATAVEYAVAVAKRYDATVHALFILGRGVVYGLDAGTVDEADVAENTQGFFDDVSTIATDADVPLVTSVDDGFSRTRKTRHPGNVVLDTADAIDADFIVLPREPVTGTEAEVLEQAAEYVLSYASQPVLSV; encoded by the coding sequence ATGGACGTCAGCGAGCCGCTATCCGTCGACACCGTTCTCGCGCCGGTCGACGGCAGCGACGAGTCAGCAACCGCGGTCGAGTACGCCGTCGCCGTCGCCAAACGCTACGACGCGACCGTTCACGCGCTGTTCATCCTCGGACGCGGCGTCGTGTACGGACTGGACGCCGGCACGGTCGACGAAGCCGACGTCGCCGAGAACACACAGGGTTTTTTCGACGACGTGAGCACCATCGCCACCGACGCCGATGTCCCCCTCGTCACCTCGGTCGACGACGGCTTCTCGCGGACGCGGAAAACTCGCCACCCCGGGAACGTCGTCCTCGACACCGCCGACGCCATCGACGCCGACTTCATCGTCCTCCCTCGAGAACCCGTCACAGGGACCGAAGCCGAGGTCCTCGAGCAGGCGGCCGAGTACGTTCTGTCGTACGCGAGCCAGCCGGTCCTGTCGGTGTGA
- a CDS encoding universal stress protein — protein sequence MFDTVVVATDGSESVKRAVDVAIDLADRFDADVHALSVIDAGEVDASPQQLRDELETALETTADAALATVENRADRDVTTAIREGHPAVEICEYARKVDADVIATGTRGRHGENRLLLGSVAERIVRTSPVPVLTVRQLDPTADEGDEPVADV from the coding sequence ATGTTCGATACGGTCGTGGTCGCCACCGACGGCTCCGAAAGCGTGAAACGGGCCGTCGACGTCGCAATCGATCTCGCGGACCGCTTCGACGCCGACGTCCACGCGCTGTCGGTGATCGACGCGGGAGAGGTCGACGCCTCCCCCCAGCAACTCCGGGACGAACTCGAGACCGCGCTCGAAACGACCGCGGACGCCGCACTCGCTACCGTCGAGAACCGCGCGGATCGAGACGTGACGACGGCGATCCGCGAGGGACACCCCGCAGTCGAAATCTGTGAGTATGCCCGCAAAGTCGACGCCGACGTGATCGCGACCGGGACACGCGGCCGCCACGGTGAGAACCGCCTTCTGCTCGGGAGCGTCGCCGAACGGATCGTTCGTACCTCACCGGTCCCCGTCCTGACGGTGCGCCAACTCGATCCGACAGCCGACGAAGGCGACGAACCCGTCGCCGACGTCTGA